Proteins from one Panicum virgatum strain AP13 chromosome 7K, P.virgatum_v5, whole genome shotgun sequence genomic window:
- the LOC120640211 gene encoding skin secretory protein xP2-like, which translates to MATPIASMAMLFLLAASAAHAAQHAPAYAPALAPRHHPHHRHAAAPSPHHALAPAAGPAQLPRTPTPSPKGAGHIPTPGPYSGDTAAPAPVHGRHHPHPRHRAAAPAPLLGSQPASAPSQYDHGGHDAPALAPVHGTQPASAPSPHHHGGHDAPAPAPVHANRPAGASTPYHHGRHNAPAPAPVHANQPTGAPTPYNHVGYGAPAPAPVVHAKQPVSSPAPSPQLHGSAQAIVAPAPHHEEATATAPAPVPAPAPARVGEEAPPPSDLARPPSSDYYPSSAPAPAPGISAASVAVAGGSSGLLGAIALYLCAAVLIL; encoded by the coding sequence ATGGCCACGCCGATCGCGTCGATGGCAATGCTGTTCCTGCTCGCGGCGTCCGCTGCCCACGCAGCCCAGCACGCGCCGGCCTACGCCCCTGCCCTCGCCCCTCGCCACCACCCCCACCACCGACATGCTGCGGCGCCGAGCCCTCATCACGCCctggcaccggcggcggggcccgcgCAGCTGCCAAGGACTCCCACCCCCAGCCCCAAAGGTGCCGGCCACATACCAACGCCAGGTCCTTACAGCGGTGACACCGCAGCACCGGCGCCGGTCCACGGGCGGCATCATCCTCACCCTCGCCACCGCGCTGCAGCGCCCGCTCCTCTTCTTGGCAGCCAGCCGGCGAGCGCCCCGAGCCAGTACGACCATGGCGGACACGACGCTCCAGCGCTGGCTCCGGTTCACGGCACCCAGCCGGCCAGCGCTCCGAGTCCGCATCACCATGGTGGCCACGACgccccagcgccggcgccggttcaCGCCAACCGTCCGGCCGGCGCGTCGACTCCGTACCACCATGGTCGCCACAACgctcccgcgccggcgccggttcaTGCCAACCAGCCGACCGGCGCGCCGACTCCGTACAACCATGTCGGCTACGGGGCtcctgcgccggcgccggtcgTCCATGCCAAACAGCCGGTCAGCTCTCCTGCTCCAAGCCCGCAGCTCCATGGTTCGGCTCAGGCGATAGTCGCGCCAGCTCCGCATCACGAGGAAGCAACAGCGACAGCGCCGGCTCCggtcccggccccggccccggctcGCGTCGGCGAAGAGGCTCCCCCACCGAGCGATCTCGCGCGTCCGCCGTCTTCTGATTACTACCCCTCGtccgcccccgccccggcgCCGGGAATTTCTGCTGcctccgtcgccgtcgccggcggatCATCGGGGCTGCTCGGAGCGATCGCCCTCTACTTGTGCGCGGCCGTGCTTATTCTTTAG